The Actinocorallia herbida DNA window CGACCGGGCGCGCGGGCTCAGCCGCCGCTGGGACAACGCGGTGCGCCGGATCCGCGACAGGTTCCGGCTCGCCGAGATCCAGTCGGTGGCCGCCGCCACCGCCGAGAGCCGGGCGCTGCGCTTGAAGGTGGAGGAACTCCTCGTCCGTCCCGGTCGCGGATCGGCTCTCCCTGAGGGGATCAGGCGCGTAGGAAGCGGCGAGGATCGCTGAACGCCAGGTCGCGCAGGTCCTGTGCGGTGGGCGCGCTTCCGGCGATGATGAGCCGCAGCAGCTCGGCCGTGCGCGGCGCGAGCGTGATGCCCAGCCCGTTGTGCCCCGATGCGACCAGGATGCGGCCGGCCTCGTCCAGCCGGCCGATCAGCGGAGCCTCGTCACGGGTCGCGGGCCGGATCCCCGCGCGTGGGGTGGCCTCGCGGGCGCCGAGCTCGGCCAGGGCGGGCAGGACCCGCCTGAGGTTGGCGAGGATCTCGTCCCTGGCCCAGGGCATGCACTTGGTGTCGGTCTCACCCTTCTCGAAGGTGACGCCCACCGCCACATGGCCTTCGGCGTAAGGGGAGGCGTAAACGACGTGCTCTTCTCCGTCGACCGTGAGCAGCGCGTCGCACTGGATCCCCAGACCGTGTCCCGGCGGCACGCTGAGGTCGAGGAGCTGCCCCTTGACCGGCTGGAAGACGTCCTCCGGGAGCATGCCCAGCAGCGCGCCGCTCTGGTGCCCCGCCGCCACGACCACCTTGTCGGCCATCAGGCGCGTCCCGTCCTCCAGGGACACCTCGGCGTGCCCGGAGGATGCCGTCACCGAGCGGACCTCGCCGATCCTCAGGTCGACCCCACGGTCCGATTCCAGGACCGTGTCCAGCGCGCCGTTGAGCGCCCGCGGGTCGATCGCCAGGTCGTGGGGCTGCTCCAGCGCCCCCACGACCTCGGGGCCCAGGAGGGGTTCGCGTTCACGGGCCGCGGCGGCGTCCAGGGTGACCACCTGGATGCCGCGGCGCCGCAGGCCGGGCAGGACGTGGTCGGTCAGCCTCCGGTGCTCCTGCTCGTCGACCGCGACCTGGAGGAGCCCCACCGAGCGCGGCGTGAGCGGCAGCCCCGCCTCCGCCGCGATCCGTTCGACCCATGCGGGATAGAGATCGCGACTGCGCTGGGCGAGCCCGGCGATGCCCTCGTTCTCCCCGTCGCCCAGGTGCGGGTTGATGCCGCCCGCTGCGGCGACGGTGGCCGAACCGCAGCGCTCCCGGCTGCGCTCCACCAGGCAGATCCGCCCCAGGTCGTGCCTCACCGCCTCGGCGATGGCGGAGCCGATGACCCCGCCTCCCACCACGATGAGGTCATACCTGGGAGCCATCGACTCGTCTCTCCTTCTTTTTCGGGCCTAGCAGGTCAGACGATGGGCGCTCTATGCCGGTTCCGACAGAAAATGCGCAGAATCGCCCTACCCGAACAAGATTACTCCGCTACCGCACCGAAGATTTTACATCGCCGGAAATGCGGGGCAAGAGCAGCCGACCCGTTGACAGGCGCGCCCCACGCGAGCACCCGACATCCGTGGCACAGGACCCTCTGGGAGACCGAGAACCTCCCAGAGGATAGCGCCATCCTGCGTTTTCACCAGCACCGACATGTCCAGAATTACCCCGGCCGGCGGACCGAAAACCATTACCAGATGTGTTGGACGGTGTAGAGCTCGTCAAAAATATCCCTCCGGCGCACGCCGAATGAAGAGGTGAAAAGATGGACAATCATCACGAATACCAAATTCAATTCGACGGTATATAACAAAACGATCACATCCGTGCACTGGTATGGACCGGTACTGCCGGGAATGCGGTCGGCATCAGGCCCAGCCGGCGGTGTGGAGGTGGGTGAGGAAGAGGCGGGTCGTGGCGGTGGGGTGGGGGGCGGAGACGGCGTGCCAGGGGCGGTGGAGGGGGGTGTCGGGGGCGGGGGCCACGAGGAGGGTTCCTTCGGTGAGTTCTCGGTGGACGGCCTCGCGGTGGACGAGGGCGGCGCCGAGGCCGGCGGCGGCGCCCGCGATGACGGCGCCGTTGGAGCCGAGGACGAGGGTGGGCGGGGAGACGTCGTGCTCGGCCAGGTAGGCGTCGGCGGTGGTGCGGGTGCCGGAGCCCGGCTCGCGCAGGACCCAGGGGGTGGCGGCGAGGTCGAAGGGGAGGCCGGGGGCCATGACCACGACGAGGTCATTGGGGCGGGTGGCCAGGACCGTCGCGGAGGCTCCGGCGGGAGGGCGGCCCGCGAGTACGAGGTCGGCTTCGTGCGCGGCCAGGCTGGCCCAGACGCGGGCGCTGGGGCCGACCTCCAGGGCGAGGTCCAGCTCCGGCCACGCGCGGCGGAAACCGGCCAGGAGGGACGGGAGGACCTGGTCGGCGACGGTCGTCACGGCGGCGAGGCGTAGGCGGCCCGTCGAAGGGTCGTGTTCGCCTCTGGCCGCTGCGCGGGCCTCCTCGTGCAGGCCGAGGAGGCGGCGCGCGTAGTCGGCGTAGACGAGTCCCGCAGGGGTCAGCACGACGCCGCGCCCTGCGCGGGCCAGAAGGGGAACGCCCAGCTCACGGGCCAGGGCGGCGACGGAGGCCGACACCGCGGACTCCGTCACGTACAGGTGCTCGGCGGCGGCCCGGACGGAGCCCGTCTCGGCCAGCGCGACGAACGTGCGCAGTCTGGATTCAGTCATCGCTTAACAATCACCCCGAAACCCTTGATAGACGGCACAAGTGTCAGGGCCACATGCTTGCGGCGTCAACGGCGTTCAACGGCGGAGGAGCCGACGATGGGCAGATGGTCCGCGGGCGTGATCCCGTACGCGGAGATGGGCTACTGGCGGCCCGACTACGTGCCGAAGGACAGCGACGTGCTCGCCGCCTTCCGCATCACCCCCCAACCGGGCGTGCCCCCGGAGGAGGCGGGCGCGGCGGTGGCGGGCGAGTCTTCGACGGCCACCTGGACGGTCGTCTGGACCGACCGCCTCACCAGCTACGAGAACTACCAAGCCAAGTGCTACAGGGTCGAGCCCGTGCCGGGCACGGAAGACCAGTTCATCGCTTACATCGCCTACGACCTCGACCTCTTCGAGGAAGGCTCGATCGCCAACCTCACGTCGTCCATCATCGGCAACGTCTTCGGCTTCAAGGCGCTGCGCGCGCTGCGCCTGGAAGACATGCGGATCCCTACGCACTACGTGAAGACGTTCCAGGGTCCGGCCCACGGAATCACCATGGAGCGCGAGTACCTGGCGAAATTCGGAAGGCCGCTCCTCGGCGCGACCGTGAAGCCGAAGCTCGGCCTTTCGGCGCGCAACTACGGCCGCGTCGTCTACGAGGCCCTGCGCGGCGGCCTGGACTTCACCAAAGACGACGAGAACATCAACTCGCAGCCCTTCATGCGCTGGCGCGACCGCTTCCTGTACTGCGTGGAAGGCGTCACCAAGGCCCAGGCGGCGAGCGGCGAGATCAAGGGCCACTACCTCAACGTCACCGCCGCGACGATGGAGGACATGTACGAAAGGGCGGAGTTCGCCAAGCAGCTCGGCAGCGTCGTCGTCATGATCGACCTGACGATCGGGTACACCGCGATCCAGTCGATGGCCAAGTGGGCGCGCGCCAACGGCGTCCTGCTGCACCTGCACCGGGCGGGCCACTCCACCTACACGCGGCAGAAGAACCACGGCGTGAGCTTCCGCGTCATCGCCAAGTGGATGCGGCTGGCGGGCGTCGACCACATCCACGCCGGGACCGTCGTCGGCAAGCTCGAAGGCGACCCGTTCAGCGTCGCCGGGTTCTACGACACGCTCCGCAAGGACAAGATCGAGGCCGACCCGCGCAAGGGCCTGTACTTCGACCAGGAATGGGCGTCGATGCCCGGGGTGATGCCCGTGGCGTCCGGCGGCATCCACGCCGGGCAGATGCACCAGCTCCTGCACTACCTGGACGAGGACGTCATCCTCCAGTTCGGCGGCGGCACGATCGGCCACCCGATGGGCATCGCCGCGGGCGCGACGGCCAACCGCGTCGCGCTCGAGGCGATGATCAAGGCGCGCAACGAGGGCCGCGACTTCCTCAAGGAGGGCCCGCAGATCCTGCGCGCCGCCGCCAAGCACAGCCGCGAACTCGACGTCGCCCTGACCACGTGGGGCGACATCACCTTCACCTACGAGTCCACCGACACGCCCGACGTGCTCGAGACCCCGGTCTAGGAAGGAACGGCGACATGAGAATCACCCAGGGAGCCTTCTCCTACCTGCCTGACCTGACGGACGCCGAGATCACCCTCCAGATCGCGTACGCGCTGGACAACGGGTGGCCCTGCTCGATCGAGTACACGGACGACCCCCACCCGCGCAACAGCTACTGGGAGATGTGGGGCCTGCCCATGTTCGACCTGAAGGACCCGGCGGGCGTCCTGCTGGAGCTGAACGAGTGCCGCAAGGCCTTCCCCTCGCACTACGTGCGGCTCAACGCCTACGACGCCCGTTACGGCCGCCAGACGACGGCGATGCAGTTCCTCGTCCAGCGGCCGGCCAAGGAACCGGGGTTCAGGCTGACCCGCGAGGAGTCGGCCGACCGGCAGGTCCGCTACACCCTGCACGCCTACGCCGTCGACCGCCCTGAGGGCGAGCGGTACTAGTGACGGGAGCTCCCGCTGTGACGACCTTCGGCATGCGCCCTCCCGCCCTGGAGCCGGAAGCGACGCGGGAGCTCCTCCCCCATGACGCGGTCGTGGACCTCGCCGGGGAGCGGGCGGCCTCCGGCACCGAGGACGTCCTCACCGCCCTCGACGCCGACCTCGTCGGGCTGGCCCCGGTGAAGACCCGGATCCGCGAGATCGCCGCGCTCCTGCTCGTCGACCGCGTCCGGGCCCGGTTCGGCGTCGCGACGGGCCGGCCGAACCTCCACATGTGCTTCACCGGAGGCCCCGGGACGGGCAAGACGACCGTCGCCACGAGGATGGCCGAGCTGCTCCACCGGCTCGGCCACGTGCGCAAGGGCCATCTCGTCTCCGTGACGCGGGACGACCTCGTCGGCCAGTACGTCGGCCACACGGCGCCCAAGACCCGCGAGGTGCTCAAGCGGGCCATGGGCGGCGTCCTGTTCATCGACGAGGCGTACTCGCTGTACCGGGCGGAGAACGAGCGCGACTACGGCGTCGAGGCCATCGAGATCCTTCTCCAGGTGATGGAGAACCAGAGGGAAGACCTCGTGGTGATCCTCGCCGGGTACCGCGACAGGATGGACGCCTTCTTCTCCTCCAACCCCGGGATGGGCTCCCGCATCGCCCATCACATCGCGTTCCCCGACTACAGCACTGCCGAGCTGGAGGAGATCGGAAGGCTCATGCTCGCCTCCGAGGGCTACACACTGTCCCGTGAAGCCGAGGAGGCCTTCCGCGAGTACATCGGACTTCGCCGCGAGCAGCCCCGGTTCGCCAACGCGAGGTCCGTGCGCAACGCCATAGAGCGGGCCCGGCTACGGCACGCTGGACGGCTCGTCGAAGGCTCCGACCGCGTCGGGCTCTCCGAGCTGACGACCCTGCTTCCCTCGGATTTCAGGGCGTCCCGCGTGTTCCAGGGAGGAGCCACCTGAAACGGACGGCTCCAGTCCGACCCGTTGGGCATGTCCGCCCCCTGGCCGGTGTCCGCGCGTCTACCCTCCGGATCATGGCCGACCGTCCACCGAAGCTCCCGCTGGAGGCCCGCGTCTACGTCGCGGGGACCGTCGTGCTGGCCTGCGCGGTGATCGCGACCGCCGGGCCGATCGACTGGGACGTGTACGCGATGCTCGCCGTCCTCTTCCTCATCTGCGACGCGATGCCCGCGCGGCTCGGCGTCGACCGGGCGAAGGTGTCGATGAGCTACGCCGCGACCCTCGCCGCGGTGGTGCTGCTCGGTCCCGGCGGCGCGGCGCTCGTCGCGGTCAGCGCGGTCGCCTCGCCGCAGCCCGTGCCGCCGGTCAAGCGGCTGTTCAACGCGGCCCAGTTCGCGGTGTGCGGCTGGACGGCGGGGCTGGTCTTCGAGGCGCTCACGCCGTCCGGCGAGGACTTCGGCGCCGGGCAGATCCTGCCGTTCGCGGTGGCGCTCGGCGTGTTCGTCGTCGTGAACCTCACCCTCATCACCGGGGTGCTGCTGCTCACCGAGCCGGCCGCGGTCCGCGACCTGCTCCGCGAGATCGGCGCACTGTGCGCGGGATGTCTGGGATTCGGGTGGTTCGGCCTGCTCATCGCGGCGTCCTGGGACGTCATCGGCCTCGCCGCGCCCGTCCTCGTGCTGCTGCCCTTGTTCATCGCCACCTGGGCGATGGCCCAGGTGGCCGAGCAGAAGGCCGCTCAGGAGGCCACCCTCGCCGTGCTCTGCCAGGCCGTAGAGACGAAGGACCCTTACACCCGGGGGCACAGCGAACGCGTCTCGCGCGGCTCGGTCATGATCGCCGAGGAGCTCGGCCTCAGCGCCTCCCGCGTCGAGGCGATCCGCTTCGCGGGCATGCTGCACGACGTGGGCAAGCTCGGCGTCTCCACCAAGGTCCTCCAGAAGGACGGCAAACCGACCGACCGCGAGTTCGCCGAGATCCAGCTCCACCCGATGCGCGGACTGGAGATCGTCGGCCGCATCGACTTCCTCGACGAGGCGCTCGGCGGCATCATGCACCACCACGAACGCCTCGACGGCCAGGGCTACCCCCTCGGCCTCGTCGGCTCGGAGATCCCGGAGTTCGCCCGCATCATCGGCGTCGCCGACACCTTCGACGCCATCACCAGCACCCGCTCCTACCGCAAGGCCCGCACCGTCGAGGAGGGCATCGCCGAACTCCGCCGCTGCTCCGGCTCCGAATTCGACCCCGCCATGGTCGCCGCCTTCCTCCGCTCCCTCGCCCTCAAAGGCTGGGAACAGCCCGCCGACCCACCCGCCCCGTCCCCCTCCGCCGTCCCCGCCCCCCGAGACCACGACGACCCGGAACCCCGCTGACCAACCCCGTCAGTCTTCCACCTGGTGGGGCTCGGCCAACGCCCACAGGTCCTCGAAGGTCTTCCTGCGGTCCAGCACGTGCTCGCTGCGCGCGTTGAGGTTGGTCATCAGGTAGCCGCGCTGCGGACCGGACTCAGGGGACGGGAGCAGCTCGTACACGATCGTCCCGTCATAGATGATGACGTCGAGGCGGCTGCGCAGGACCTCGGGGATCCGGCCGATGTGCAGGGTCCTGACGTCGATGCCCACGGCCGCCTGGGACTGGAAGATCGCGAGGAACCCCGGCTCCGTGAGGTCACCGGTCTTCTCCAGCACGAACAGGCGCCGCACGGCCACTCCGCGGGACTGGATGACGTCGGCCTGGAGCTTCAGATAACGCCTGCCCTTGTCGCTCGCCCAGTACCCGTGCGAGAGCCCCGATCCGTGGCCGTCGACGGTGGCGGTGCTGATCGCGTCGATCGAGCGCCTGGCCACCCGGGTCAGGCCGAGGATCCAGTACTGGTCCTCCCCGTCCTCGTAGGTCGCCTTGCCCTTGCTGAGCTCCTCGACGAGATCCGCGGTCCGCGCGATCTCGTGCTCCACGAAGGTGAGGACGACCTCACCCGTGTCGTCGCGCAGGAGCGCGGTCTTGGCCAGCAGATCGGTGACGGACTTCGTGCTCACCCCGCAGGCGTCCACCGCGCGCAGCAGCTGGGCCGCCTCGTGGTCCTGGCTCTGCCTGACCTGCCACTCGTGCATTCCGTCCATGCGGCGTTCGAAGTCCATGAGGCGGTCGTCGAAGTCGATGAGGAGTTTGGCGAGGAAGGTGATGCCGCCGACGACGATGGACAGGGTGAGGCTGGTCGCCGGATCCTGTTCGGCGAGCAGGGAAAGGGCGAAGGTGAAGGTGCCCGTCGCACCCGCGTGAACGATCCTGCGGGCCACCTCGTTCATGCGCAGCCGCCCGCCGTCGCGCTCCACCAAGGTCGATCACCTCGTTTCCCGTCCGCCGCACCACCCTGTCCGTCACCGCCCGGTGCTCTTACCGGACGGCAAGCGGCGTGTGACTTTGATGATGCGGTCAGAAACAGGGACGAGATCACCCACATGACAACATTCCAGCGATGCGTCCACTTAAGGTCAGCGGACCGTCTCCACGGATCCGGGGGCGGCGGAGAGAGGTCGCGAAGGTGCCTTCGACCGGTTGTGCGAGGATTCCCGGGTGAGTGTTTCGCGGGAGTTGGAAGAGGTCGGGCGGATGCTGCTCGGCGAGCAGCTGGCGCATCCGACGGTGCGGGGGATCGCCGACGGGACGCTGGACGAGGCGGTGTTCCGGTCGTGGTTGGAGCAGGACTACCTGTTCCTGCTCGACTACGTGCGGGTCTTCTCGCGGCTCGCCTGGCAGGCGCCCGCAGCCCATCTCGGGGATCTGGTCGACCTCGCGCACGCGACGTTCCACGAGGAGCTGAGCCTCCACCGGGGGCTGTCGGCGGAGTTCGGTGCGGATCTCGACGGCGCCGTCAAAGGCGGGCCCTGCGCCGCGTACACGGCGTTCCTCCTGGAGGCGGCGGCCGACTACGCGGGAGGTCTCGCCGCGCTTTATCCGTGCATGTGGGGATACGCCCAGATCGGCAGGGTGCTCGCGGAGAACCCGCCCGCCGACCCCCGCTACAAGAAGTGGGTCGACTCCTACGCGGACCCTGGCTTCGCCGCCCTCGGCCGCCGCATCGCCCAGATGATCGATGAGGCCGACCCCGACCTGTCCCGTGCCCGCGCCCTCTTCACCGAGGGCATGCGCCACGAACTCGCCTTCTGGTCCGTCCCCTGACGCGACCGGACGGGTCCCTGCCGCCGTCCCTGCGCGCCGGGGTGGTGACCGGGTGTTCGTGGGAAATCACGGTTCGTGGAGGTCGGGGCTGGTAGTTTCGGGCCGTGCCTCGTCCCGTTCTCGGCCGGCCCGCGGTGCTGGCGGTGCTCGGTCTGCTGGCGGAGCGGAACGCGCATCCGCATCTGATGCTCGATGACCTGCGGAGACGTGGTCCCGTTCATGCCGCCGCGATCTCGCGCAGCGCGGTGTACCACGCCGTCGGCACGCTCACCGAGGAGGGCTGGATCGAGGCGGTCGGGCATGAGCCCACGGGTACCGGGCAGGTGAGGACGGTGTACGCGCTCACCGACGCGGGCCGCGCCCAGCTCGTCCGCCGCCTCGACGCCGAGGTCCGCACCCCGCAGCGGGAGTTCTCGCGCTTTCTCGGCGCGCTCGCCCGCCTCGACGCGCTGGGTGCGCGCGGGACGGTCGAGGCGCTCGCCGAGCGGGTCGCCCGGATGCGCCGCAGCGCCGCCGTCGACCGTGCCCGTCTCGCGGCCGCCCGCACCGCCGGGGTTCCTCGGATCCGGCTCCTGGAGGCCGAGTATCACCTCCGGCTCACCGAGGCCGAGGCCGCCTGGGCCGAGGAGCTCGCGGATGACATCCTCGGCGGGGCCGTCCGCTGGCCGTCCCCGGCGGGCCCGCAGAACCCGGAGTAGCCCGGCGTCCTTCCTGGACGGCCGGGCCACGCCGGGGCGGGTCAGGCGACGAGGTCGAGGTCGGGCCTGGCGGGGGTGCGGTCGGGGCGGAGGGCGCGGAGGCTCAGGGGGACGCCGAGCGCGATGACGATGCCCGCGATGATGAGGGCGAGGCGGTAGCCGTCGAGGAAGGCCGCCGTCGGGCCGAGCGCGGCGTGCGCGGCGGTGCGCGCGCTGACGATGGCGCCGAGGACCGTGACGCCGAGCAGACCGAACACCTCGCGGGAGACGTTGAGCACGCTGGAGGCGATGCCTTCGCGGCCCGCGGGCATGGTGCCGACGATGGCGTTGGTGAGCGGGCTGAGCGCGCCGCCGCCGACGCCGTACAGCAGCAGCCACGGCATGAGGTCGGCGACGGTGCCGTCCGCGCCGATCCGGGCGAGGCCGAGCACGGCCACCCCCATCAGCGCCAGACCGCCCGCGACGAGCCGGTGCGTCCCGATCCGGGCGGCCAGCCGGGGGGAGGTCGCCGAGGCGACGACGAGCACCAGCGCCATCGGCACGAACACCAGGCCGGACTTCAGCGGCCCGAAGCCCAGCACGTTCTGGAGCCAGAGCGCGGTGTAGAAGTAGATCCCGAAGATCGCGAACGCCCAGATCCCCATGGTGAGCAGACCTCCGCCGAAGACGCGGCCGCGCAGCAGCGCGAGGTCCACCATGGGCTCGGCCGCCGCCCGCTCGACGAGGACGAACGCGACGGCCCCCGCCAGTGCCACGGCGAAGGCGCCGAGGATGAGCGGCGAGCTCCAGCCGCGCCCCTCCCCTTCGATGAGCGCGTAGGTGAGCGGGAACAGCGCGGCCGCGGAGGCGGCGAGGCCCGGCAGGTCGAGGCGGCGCCGCGATCCGGGCACCGTGCCGAGCGCCCAGAGGGCGAGCGCCATGGTCACCGCGCCGACGGGCACGTTGATGAGGTAGATCCAGCCCCAGTCGGTGTTCTCGGTGATCCAGCCGCCGGTCACCGGGCCGAGCGCCATCGCCAGCGCGCCGATCGCGCCCCACAGGCCGATCGCGGTGGCGCGCTCGCGCTTGTCGGTGAAGGTCGCCGGCAGCAGCGCCAGAGCGGCGGGGGCCAGCAGCGCCGCGCCGACGCCCTGCACGGCCCGCGCGCCGACCAGCACCTGCACGTTCTGGGCGAGCCCGGCGGCGGCCGAGGCGACGGTGAAGACGGCGATCCCGGCGAGGAAGATCCGCCGCCGGCCGTAGACGTCGGCCAAGCGGCCGCCGACCAGGGTGAGGCCCGCGAAGACCAGGATGTAGCCGCTCACGATCCATTCGAGCCCGGACATGCTCAGCCCGAGTTCGCGCTGCACCGTCGGGAGCGCGACGTTGACGATGTTGTTGTCGAGGTACGTCATGAACGTGCCCAGGCCGAGCGCCACCAGCGCCCACCACCTGCGTTCCGTCCGCATGTCGGTTCCTTCTCTCGCGCTACAGGGCTATACGGGGTACATGTACGGCGTACATGTACGTTGTACATGAAAACTTGTACGTCGTATAGTTGTCAAGTGGCACCCGAGAAGCTGAGCCGAGACACCGTCTGCGAGCACGCGCTGGCGCTCGCCGACCGCGAGGGCCTGGAGGCCGTCACCATCCGGCGCCTGGCCAAGGAGCTGGGCGTCACGCCGATGGCGCTCTACTGGCATTTCAAGAACAAGGACGAACTGCTCAACGCGCTCACCGAGCACGCCCTGCGGCATGTCACGGCGAACCTGAGCCCGGACGATCCCTGGGACGTCCGGCTTCACGCCATCGTCGACACGGTCCTCACCGCGATGCGCGCGCACCCCTGCCTGCCCGCGCTCCTCGGCGTCGCCGACAAGCACAAGGTCGAGAGCTTCCAGCGCGCCACGGAGGCCTCCCTGGGCGTCCTGGGCGAGGCGGGATTCCCCATGCGGCGGCGCTACTGGATCGCCACCTACCTGCTCAACGGCTGTATCGCCCTCGTCCAGAACAATCCGGCGCCGCCCGACCTCACCGCGCAGGAGCTGGCCGAGCACCGCAGGCTCCGCCGCCTGGAGATCGAGTCCCTGCCCGCCGACCGCTTTCCCTGCACGATCGCCTACGCCCGGACGATGGCCGAGCCGGCCGACCCCGAGGACTTCTTCGCCTTCGGCGTCGAACTGCTCATCTCCGGCGTCCGGGCCATCGCGCCCCAGCCGTAGCGAAGGCCCCGGACCGAAGCGGTCCGGGGCCTTCGGGAAGCCCGGCTACAGCGGGATGTTGTTGTGCAGGCCGCGCGCGGGAGTCGCCTCGGCGATCGCGCGGGCCAGCGCCGCGCGGGTGGCCGCCGGCGAGACCACCTCGTCCACGACGCCCAGGTCCATGGCGCGCTGGAGGCCGCCCGCGATCTCCGCGTGCTCCACCGCGAGTCGCTCCTCGAACGCGGGGCGCTCCTCCTCCGGAACCGCGGCGATCTTCT harbors:
- a CDS encoding HD-GYP domain-containing protein, encoding MADRPPKLPLEARVYVAGTVVLACAVIATAGPIDWDVYAMLAVLFLICDAMPARLGVDRAKVSMSYAATLAAVVLLGPGGAALVAVSAVASPQPVPPVKRLFNAAQFAVCGWTAGLVFEALTPSGEDFGAGQILPFAVALGVFVVVNLTLITGVLLLTEPAAVRDLLREIGALCAGCLGFGWFGLLIAASWDVIGLAAPVLVLLPLFIATWAMAQVAEQKAAQEATLAVLCQAVETKDPYTRGHSERVSRGSVMIAEELGLSASRVEAIRFAGMLHDVGKLGVSTKVLQKDGKPTDREFAEIQLHPMRGLEIVGRIDFLDEALGGIMHHHERLDGQGYPLGLVGSEIPEFARIIGVADTFDAITSTRSYRKARTVEEGIAELRRCSGSEFDPAMVAAFLRSLALKGWEQPADPPAPSPSAVPAPRDHDDPEPR
- a CDS encoding PadR family transcriptional regulator produces the protein MPRPVLGRPAVLAVLGLLAERNAHPHLMLDDLRRRGPVHAAAISRSAVYHAVGTLTEEGWIEAVGHEPTGTGQVRTVYALTDAGRAQLVRRLDAEVRTPQREFSRFLGALARLDALGARGTVEALAERVARMRRSAAVDRARLAAARTAGVPRIRLLEAEYHLRLTEAEAAWAEELADDILGGAVRWPSPAGPQNPE
- a CDS encoding LysR family transcriptional regulator, which produces MTESRLRTFVALAETGSVRAAAEHLYVTESAVSASVAALARELGVPLLARAGRGVVLTPAGLVYADYARRLLGLHEEARAAARGEHDPSTGRLRLAAVTTVADQVLPSLLAGFRRAWPELDLALEVGPSARVWASLAAHEADLVLAGRPPAGASATVLATRPNDLVVVMAPGLPFDLAATPWVLREPGSGTRTTADAYLAEHDVSPPTLVLGSNGAVIAGAAAGLGAALVHREAVHRELTEGTLLVAPAPDTPLHRPWHAVSAPHPTATTRLFLTHLHTAGWA
- a CDS encoding form I ribulose bisphosphate carboxylase large subunit, which codes for MGRWSAGVIPYAEMGYWRPDYVPKDSDVLAAFRITPQPGVPPEEAGAAVAGESSTATWTVVWTDRLTSYENYQAKCYRVEPVPGTEDQFIAYIAYDLDLFEEGSIANLTSSIIGNVFGFKALRALRLEDMRIPTHYVKTFQGPAHGITMEREYLAKFGRPLLGATVKPKLGLSARNYGRVVYEALRGGLDFTKDDENINSQPFMRWRDRFLYCVEGVTKAQAASGEIKGHYLNVTAATMEDMYERAEFAKQLGSVVVMIDLTIGYTAIQSMAKWARANGVLLHLHRAGHSTYTRQKNHGVSFRVIAKWMRLAGVDHIHAGTVVGKLEGDPFSVAGFYDTLRKDKIEADPRKGLYFDQEWASMPGVMPVASGGIHAGQMHQLLHYLDEDVILQFGGGTIGHPMGIAAGATANRVALEAMIKARNEGRDFLKEGPQILRAAAKHSRELDVALTTWGDITFTYESTDTPDVLETPV
- the cbbX gene encoding CbbX protein; the protein is MTTFGMRPPALEPEATRELLPHDAVVDLAGERAASGTEDVLTALDADLVGLAPVKTRIREIAALLLVDRVRARFGVATGRPNLHMCFTGGPGTGKTTVATRMAELLHRLGHVRKGHLVSVTRDDLVGQYVGHTAPKTREVLKRAMGGVLFIDEAYSLYRAENERDYGVEAIEILLQVMENQREDLVVILAGYRDRMDAFFSSNPGMGSRIAHHIAFPDYSTAELEEIGRLMLASEGYTLSREAEEAFREYIGLRREQPRFANARSVRNAIERARLRHAGRLVEGSDRVGLSELTTLLPSDFRASRVFQGGAT
- a CDS encoding ribulose bisphosphate carboxylase small subunit translates to MRITQGAFSYLPDLTDAEITLQIAYALDNGWPCSIEYTDDPHPRNSYWEMWGLPMFDLKDPAGVLLELNECRKAFPSHYVRLNAYDARYGRQTTAMQFLVQRPAKEPGFRLTREESADRQVRYTLHAYAVDRPEGERY
- a CDS encoding MFS transporter; this translates as MRTERRWWALVALGLGTFMTYLDNNIVNVALPTVQRELGLSMSGLEWIVSGYILVFAGLTLVGGRLADVYGRRRIFLAGIAVFTVASAAAGLAQNVQVLVGARAVQGVGAALLAPAALALLPATFTDKRERATAIGLWGAIGALAMALGPVTGGWITENTDWGWIYLINVPVGAVTMALALWALGTVPGSRRRLDLPGLAASAAALFPLTYALIEGEGRGWSSPLILGAFAVALAGAVAFVLVERAAAEPMVDLALLRGRVFGGGLLTMGIWAFAIFGIYFYTALWLQNVLGFGPLKSGLVFVPMALVLVVASATSPRLAARIGTHRLVAGGLALMGVAVLGLARIGADGTVADLMPWLLLYGVGGGALSPLTNAIVGTMPAGREGIASSVLNVSREVFGLLGVTVLGAIVSARTAAHAALGPTAAFLDGYRLALIIAGIVIALGVPLSLRALRPDRTPARPDLDLVA
- a CDS encoding NAD(P)/FAD-dependent oxidoreductase → MAPRYDLIVVGGGVIGSAIAEAVRHDLGRICLVERSRERCGSATVAAAGGINPHLGDGENEGIAGLAQRSRDLYPAWVERIAAEAGLPLTPRSVGLLQVAVDEQEHRRLTDHVLPGLRRRGIQVVTLDAAAAREREPLLGPEVVGALEQPHDLAIDPRALNGALDTVLESDRGVDLRIGEVRSVTASSGHAEVSLEDGTRLMADKVVVAAGHQSGALLGMLPEDVFQPVKGQLLDLSVPPGHGLGIQCDALLTVDGEEHVVYASPYAEGHVAVGVTFEKGETDTKCMPWARDEILANLRRVLPALAELGAREATPRAGIRPATRDEAPLIGRLDEAGRILVASGHNGLGITLAPRTAELLRLIIAGSAPTAQDLRDLAFSDPRRFLRA
- a CDS encoding TetR/AcrR family transcriptional regulator, translated to MAPEKLSRDTVCEHALALADREGLEAVTIRRLAKELGVTPMALYWHFKNKDELLNALTEHALRHVTANLSPDDPWDVRLHAIVDTVLTAMRAHPCLPALLGVADKHKVESFQRATEASLGVLGEAGFPMRRRYWIATYLLNGCIALVQNNPAPPDLTAQELAEHRRLRRLEIESLPADRFPCTIAYARTMAEPADPEDFFAFGVELLISGVRAIAPQP
- a CDS encoding TenA family protein, whose translation is MSVSRELEEVGRMLLGEQLAHPTVRGIADGTLDEAVFRSWLEQDYLFLLDYVRVFSRLAWQAPAAHLGDLVDLAHATFHEELSLHRGLSAEFGADLDGAVKGGPCAAYTAFLLEAAADYAGGLAALYPCMWGYAQIGRVLAENPPADPRYKKWVDSYADPGFAALGRRIAQMIDEADPDLSRARALFTEGMRHELAFWSVP